The region TCACCGTCGGCCGGCGGGGTGAGTACGGCCTTGGCGACCAGCTCGCGGTACGGGCCGGTGGAGGTCTGCTGGGTGCGGCTGAGGCTCAGCGCGCCGATGCTGACCTGCCAGGCTTTGCCCTTGAGGGACATCGGGCGGATGTGGCGGCCGAGGTAGGCGCGGATGGCCGTGGCCTTGGCGGGCAGGGCCGACGGTTCGATGTGGGTCAGATCGATCCCGCCGGCCGTGGCGAGGTCGCCGACCGGCAGTTCCAGCCGCGCGGTGACGGAGGCCTTGTACACGTCGAGCTGGACCACTGAGTGCGGCATCGGGTGCGCGGCGGCCGGCGACGCTCCGAGCAGGAGCGCCGCCGGTACCACGGTCGCGATCCCAGCCACCCGGCGAAGTGCTGTGGTCAGCCAAGTTCGCGGTCGGGTCATGAGAAGGTGAACTCGCTACCGTAGTCGCGGGTGTGGTCGCGGTACACGGTGTGGTAGTGGATCTGGTCCCGGTACACCACGCCGTTCTGGCAGACGAACTCGACCCACACGCCGGGACCGTCGATGCGTACGTAGTCGCCCTGGGTGTCCAGGCCGGTGCCGCCGGAGTAGGCGACGTAGGTCTCGTTCAGCTCATGCTCGTACGTCTTCATGAGCTTCTTCGCGGTGGCGTCGTCCACGTTGGCGACCCAGGGGTGGATCGCCTTCAGCACCAGTTGCTTCTGATTGGGCGACAGCGAGCTGACCTTGACGCCTTCCTTGGTCTCCGGGAACTGGCCGTCCTCACCCGGGCCGAGGAGCACGTCGCTGAACGACGCGGACAGCTTGGCGGTGGCCAGCTGCTCCGTGCTCAGGCTGCCGGTCAGCGCGAGCAGGCCGTTGCGCTGCTTCTCCAGGGGCGAGTACGTGGTGCCGTCGTCGTCGGTCCAGGTGGTCGGCTCGACCCCGATGAAGAAGGGGCTGGCGCCTGCCACCTTGCCCTTCTTGTAGGTCTCGTTCACGGCGAGGTGGTGGCCGCCGAAATGCAGCTGCCAGGTACCGTCCGCCGAGGGGGTGCCCAGGAACGCCAGGAAGTAGACCCCGCTGCCGTAGCCGCCGAGACCGCCTCCTCCTGGGCCACCGGACGGCGGCGTGCCCGTCGGGACGTCGGTGGCCGTCGAGCTCGGGGCCGCCGTGGCGGACGGGTCCGCCGAGACCGTGCTCGACGCGCTGCCCGAGGGCGCCGGCCCCGCGGAACTGGTGCTCTGCGCCGAGTTGAGCACGTGGTCGGCCTTGATGATCTGCGTGATCTGGTCGTACCCGGTGCCCTTGCCGGTGCCCGTGGCCAGCTTCACCACCTTCATGGCGGCGGCCAGTTGAGTGTCCGTCAGGGAGCTGAGCCGGATGCCGGGCCGACAGGACGAGCCGCACGGCAGGTTCGACCAGGCTGTCGCGTTCGCCTGAGAGAAGTCCAGCAGTACCTCCGCCTGCTGGTCGGCGTCCAGCGTCGACCGGGCGCTTGACGCCTGCGGCCGATTTGGCTGCCGGCACATCCGTCGATGCATTTGCCACCGCATATCCGCCGCTGACCAGCACCATTGCCGTGACGGCGCCGGCTGTGCCACGGGCCCGCCGACCGGACCGCCGCGTCCCCGTCCCTGAGCGCGCCATGGGGACCCCGGCCCCGCGGTGCCACTCGCGTGGCCTGACCGGGATCCGGACGGCCAGGATGATTCAGCCCGACGTCAGGGCCGACCGCGCCACGCAACCTGGGTGCAACCCAGCCTGGTGTTGGCTGGACACCACAGGCCAGGAACGAGCGGCCACTGCGACCGGCGATTCAGCCGCAAAGCGAGATCCGGACCGGTTCCGGACCAACCAACCGTCGCGCGAAGCGGTGGCATCCGCTTCCGCGCATCAAGGCAGGGACACGCCATGGACCAGCAGGAGACGACGGACGCCGCCCCGCGCGTGGAGCTGACGCCCTCGGCCGCCGAGTTGCTGCGGCGGCTGCGGGCGGTCCACGGACCGTTGATGTTCCACCAGTCCGGCGGCTGCTGCGACGGCAGTGCGCCCATGTGCTACCCGGAGGGCGAGTTCCGCACCGGCGGCTCCGACGTGCTGCTCGCCGAGTTGGACGTCGAGGGGCTCGACGAGCCGGTGACGTTCTGGATGTCGAGGAGCCAGTACGAGCTGTGGAGCCACACGCGGCTGATCGTCGATGTCGTGGCGGGCCGCGGCAGCGGTTTCTCCCTGGAAGCACCCGAAGGAGTGCGTTTTCTCATCCGTTCCCGCGTCGTAGACGCCTAGGCCCCGCGGAGGTCGTCGCGGTCTGCTGCAATCCCCCTGAGTCCTTGGACAGTTGACGAGACCTCAGGGGGCACCGTGACACCTCGCGACGGACGACTCAGAACAGCACTGACGGTTCTCACGGCATGGAGCGCGCTGGCCGGTGCGGCCCTGGTGGGGGCGGCACCGGCCAGCGGCGTGGAAGGCGCCCGCACCTGGAACGGCACGGTCGCGGACGCGAAGACCCTCGTCGGCAAGGCCGTCGCCCCGGGCATCACGTACAGGGAGTTCAACCTCCCGGCCGCCCAGGGCGTGGCGCGCGCACACTTACTGAGCGTCGACCTGAGCAACCGTCATGTGCGCGTCGATCTCCTCCACTCCGCGGCCGTGGCCTCCCGGGCGGCCGTCTCCCGGCTGGCCGAGGCGCAGGGCGCCGTCGCCGGCGTCAACGGTGACTTCTTCGACATCTCCGAGGCCCAGCATCCTGGGGTCGAGGCCACGGGCGCGACCGTGGGTCCGGCGATCGCGAACGGCCGCGCTCTGAAGGCGGCGGTCCCGGACGGTCAGCGCTTCGGCCCCACCCTCCCGCCCGGCACGACCACGAAGAACGTGCTCGGCGTGGGCCTGGACGGCCGGGCCCGGCTGGACAGTCTGGCCCTCGACGGTTCCGTGCGCAGCTCCCGTGGGCGGTGGGCGCTCGGTGGGCTCAACCAGTACGCGCTGCCGCAGGGTTCCATCGGCGCGTTCACCTCGGCCTGGGGCGGTGTCTCCCGGAAGCGGGCCGTCTGCGGCACCGACATCGACCGCGCCGCGCCCTGCAGCGCGGACACCTACGAGGTGACGGTCCGCCGCGGCCGGGTCGTGTCGACGGCCACCACACCGGGCGGCGGCCCCATCGCGTCCGGCACCACCGTGCTGGTGGGGCGCGAGGCGGGCGCGCAGCAGTTGCGCAAGCTGGCGAAGGGGCAGGCGGTCCGCATTCAGCACTGGCTCGTCGCGGCCGGCACCCGGATCCGGTACCGCTTCGCCATCGGCGGCTGTCCGGTCCTCACTCACGGGCAGCCGCTGCCCGGTCTGAACAACACCACCTCGGCCGTACGGACCGCCGTGGGCATCGCGAACAAGGGGCGGCGCCTGCTTCTGCTCGCCCTCGACGGCGCGGCCGCCTACCGCGGCGGACTGACCGTCGCCGAAGTGGCGCACGCCATGCGGTCGTTGGGCTCCGTCGACGCGTTCAGTCTGGACGGCGGCGGCTCCACGACCATGGTGGCGCGGATGCCGGGAGCGGGCGCGGTGAGCGTCCTCAACCACCCCTCCGGTGGCGCCGAACGCCCGGTCCCCAACGGCATCGGGGTGTTCTCACACAGCTGACACACCTGAAGCCGAACATCAGGGGCGCAGGCTGCTCACGATGTCCGCCGTCGCGGTGAGCCCGTTCTGAATGGTCGGCGCCATGCTGGTGGTCGACAGATAGAAGCCGAGCAGGACGCAGACCACCGCGTGCGAGGGTTTCAGCGCGCCGTTGCGCAGGAAGACCACCGCGAGGATCAGGAGCAGTACCACCACAGAGATGGAAATGGCCATCGTCAACCTCCTCCGCCACGTCGACACCGCGGCTTTCGGCCGCAAGTGTCGCGTAGCGGAGGGTTCGTCCGGGCGGCTGACGTGTCCTCCGAACGTGTGGTGTCTACGCCCGCTCGCACACCAGCGCGTGCACCTGATCGTGCGCGTCCACTCGCGTGCGTCCTACGCGCACGCGTCTACTCGTGTGCGTCGAGGAAGGCTTCGAGCCCGGCGAGGTCGTCGGTGTTGAAGTAGTCGAGGTCGGCGGCCAGTAG is a window of Streptomyces sp. NBC_00271 DNA encoding:
- a CDS encoding DUF3500 domain-containing protein, with protein sequence MCRQPNRPQASSARSTLDADQQAEVLLDFSQANATAWSNLPCGSSCRPGIRLSSLTDTQLAAAMKVVKLATGTGKGTGYDQITQIIKADHVLNSAQSTSSAGPAPSGSASSTVSADPSATAAPSSTATDVPTGTPPSGGPGGGGLGGYGSGVYFLAFLGTPSADGTWQLHFGGHHLAVNETYKKGKVAGASPFFIGVEPTTWTDDDGTTYSPLEKQRNGLLALTGSLSTEQLATAKLSASFSDVLLGPGEDGQFPETKEGVKVSSLSPNQKQLVLKAIHPWVANVDDATAKKLMKTYEHELNETYVAYSGGTGLDTQGDYVRIDGPGVWVEFVCQNGVVYRDQIHYHTVYRDHTRDYGSEFTFS
- a CDS encoding DUF779 domain-containing protein; protein product: MDQQETTDAAPRVELTPSAAELLRRLRAVHGPLMFHQSGGCCDGSAPMCYPEGEFRTGGSDVLLAELDVEGLDEPVTFWMSRSQYELWSHTRLIVDVVAGRGSGFSLEAPEGVRFLIRSRVVDA
- a CDS encoding phosphodiester glycosidase family protein, which produces MTPRDGRLRTALTVLTAWSALAGAALVGAAPASGVEGARTWNGTVADAKTLVGKAVAPGITYREFNLPAAQGVARAHLLSVDLSNRHVRVDLLHSAAVASRAAVSRLAEAQGAVAGVNGDFFDISEAQHPGVEATGATVGPAIANGRALKAAVPDGQRFGPTLPPGTTTKNVLGVGLDGRARLDSLALDGSVRSSRGRWALGGLNQYALPQGSIGAFTSAWGGVSRKRAVCGTDIDRAAPCSADTYEVTVRRGRVVSTATTPGGGPIASGTTVLVGREAGAQQLRKLAKGQAVRIQHWLVAAGTRIRYRFAIGGCPVLTHGQPLPGLNNTTSAVRTAVGIANKGRRLLLLALDGAAAYRGGLTVAEVAHAMRSLGSVDAFSLDGGGSTTMVARMPGAGAVSVLNHPSGGAERPVPNGIGVFSHS